The Cyclobacteriaceae bacterium DNA segment GGAAAAGAGTATCTTAACCACTGAAAAAAACAGGTAATCGATAAATCTAAAAGAAATCCCGTACACGGGTTACATCGCACATACCCAATGGTATACAAGTCGAGCTCAGTAATGGAAGAAAAGGAGATCTTTGACCGCATCTGTCGAGGCGATGAGAAGGCTCTGGAGTTCCTATACAAGAAATATTACAGGATGATGACCAAATTGGTTATCACCAACAGTGGAACGGAAGAAGAGGCCCGCGACATTTATCAGGATGCCCTGGTGGTTTTCTGGCAAAAAGCAACCTCCGGAAAGCTGGTAATGACCTCCAAAATCAGCACATATATCTACAGTATATGCCAGAATTTGTGGAGAAAGGAATTGGACCGCAAAAAGCGCCT contains these protein-coding regions:
- a CDS encoding sigma-70 family RNA polymerase sigma factor gives rise to the protein MEEKEIFDRICRGDEKALEFLYKKYYRMMTKLVITNSGTEEEARDIYQDALVVFWQKATSGKLVMTSKISTYIYSICQNLWRKELDRKKRLSNEEKDVAVTLDTETEERNRIIAQCIEQLGETCKKVLMYYYFEEMSMQDIAEKLGFANTDTAKTKKYKCKKKLDELVKAQYSERDFLD